In Miscanthus floridulus cultivar M001 chromosome 8, ASM1932011v1, whole genome shotgun sequence, the sequence GTATTTTTCCGTTTCTTCTCCGTCTCCGTAAGGATCGGTCATGGTCATGCTCGGCTCCTTTGGGATTTAGACCGTTGAGCATTCTGCCGAATCTAGGGTCCCAATCCATAACCAAAATCGCCTCATGGATCCTAATCCATGGGCGCGTCGAACGAACATCTACGGGGACTGACACAATTTTACTGCACATTGAAACATGCCGTTAGGGTTTTATGGCACATGTATTTAATGGCCCTGTTACCCGTACGAAAATGCCACTACATTTTGTGCAGTTTTGCATGCTTACCGTATACCATGCCCTCTTGAAATTTTGCTGTAGCTAGACcaggaaaaaaaagagagagagccgCACTGTGATTTCATGCATGTAATTCAAATGGACTTTAATTGCATGGTACTACAAGTCAAAATGTGGCATGTTCGTTAATTTACTTGTGTCAGATTCAAATGAATCCAGTATATCTATGCTCCTGCTGGGAGTTCGTTACTAGTCTGTGTATTTGCGTGACAGTGCTGTCACATATGACCAgctatttattttgtgatgccaACTGTTGAATACACTactttctctgtttcctttttaCGCTTGAACCAAACCTTTCACTCTACATCATGCTTCAAAAGTCGGCTGCGTAGCTGCCTGGGCGCTAGGCCCCACCTCTTTCGCCTAGCTTCCTCGTAACCAGCCTTGGTGAATATTTGGCTTGCCTAATCACCTAGGTAGCAACTGCTGTTTGCCTAGCGTAGCACTTTCTAGAACACCATGTTTtcatgtattttttttttaaatagcaTGGGAGAAGAAGATAATACTCTCCTGTGtattatgagaaaaaaagaacaaaataatACTGCCTTTTTTTTGCATCGGTAGTGCTGTCACTTCACATGTTTGTTAAATAGAAAAATCATCGTAAGTATAATATATTATTTTCTGTTTCAAATGCAACTCTGTTAGATTTTCGTgaggtttttatttttttctttttcctccaTAATATGTTTTCTTCCGAAGCGCTGCATATACTCTAAACAACagttttctattttttctatgtAGAACTAAGTCTACAGTCTTTATGGGCTTCATGCTAGTAGAGGATAATTCCTGCGCTGCTTTTGGAAGTCTTGCTTTTTTCCTCATAATAGTGGATTGGTAGACCAGATCCTGGCAAAGCAATGCTGATGGATCCTCCTGTTATGCAAGTGGATTGCAAGTTGAAAAATGATGTGGATAAAACATCATCAATCGCCTATGATAGGAAGTTGACCATCTCACATGATGATTATGGGTGGGCAGGCTCTGATGTCCACCCAAAAGATGATTCAATAGTATGTAACCCTGTCGAGGTTAGCGATGCTTGTCAAACAGGCATAGATGAGGTATTAGATGCTGCTTCCGAAAATTCACCTCTTAACTTGGGTGATTTACCTCAGGGGACAGAACTAAGAAAGAAGAATAGCGACAGTTCTTGCTCTGATGTAAAACTTCAGTTGAATTCAAGTGCTGGAAATAATAATGGCTTGCAAACTGATGACAACTTTAATAAACAGAATTTTGGTAAGAAGGATATGCATCATCCTCAGGAAGAGATACATCCTTCTCCCAATACAGTGTCATTACCAAGTTCATGCAGAATCAATGGAGATGCCACACCTTCTGAAGAGGAGAAAATAGCAGAGGATCATGTCAAAGTGGATGGAAATGTAGATGCTGTAAGTAAGGAAGTCGGAACTGACTTGGTAGGATGCCATGCACGGCAGAAAGAATTGCAGTGCACGCTCCAAGATCTATCAGAAATAGCCTGCCGTATTGATTTAGTACGTAATAAATCTTCTCcacaagaagagaagaagaagcctGTTTCCCCTTTAAATGATATGGGCCATAATGTTGATAACAATAGTTGTAATGGTGATACCAATTATAAAGGGGAGGAGTTCAATATGGGGAATGCTGGAGATGAGGATCACGCTGTAGCACTTTGGGTGAAGGTACACTTTTCTTTATTTAAATTCGTTTTGGGGTTACATGAGGAAGTACATGTCATGTTTCAGGTTCCAGAAACTGTGCATTTAATAGATACACCATGTAttacttggggggggggggggggggggggcaactcATAGCTCTGTTATGATTTTCTAATTGTAGTCTTAGTTGCAGCTTTATTCCAGTTAAACAATGGTATGCTTGAGTTGTCCATGTAAAGTCTTGTCTTCTTTATTAGTCCTAATCCTAAAAAAAGGTAACTTGAGATCGAAGGTCGAAGCCTTAACTAAAATGATTAGATGGGATTTCTTTTCATATACGGTCTCAGAATGAATACCTTCCCATGTTCTATTAAACATTTTTGTTTCATGACTCAGATGGAATTTTGTGGTGTAAATTATGCTGGATTTCCCCCTAAAAGTGGTACCCTTGCTTTCTTCTGTTTATTCAGCTAAATATTGTGTATTTAAGCAAAGAAGGGGTATCTTGGGACCCAAATAACTATTTTCTGTACACTGAGCTTTAGGTACCACGATAATATGTTCTCCTTTTGTGCATAATGAAGATAATATATTTGGTACATTGGTGATTCTAGCATAATTTACTATTGCAAAAAATGAAAAGGAGAAATTTTGTTCACTGAGCTACCTACAAGATCACTAGTACTCCTATTATAGTTCATCTACCTTCTTTTTATAGAGaagtttttgtttttttctaaTACCCCCTCTGTGAACATGCTTTATCCTTTTCATGTGAAAACAGTGGAGAGGAAAATGGCAAACTGGGATTCGATGCTGTAGAGTAGATTGTCCTTTACCTACTCTAAGGGCAAAACCAACACATGACAGGAAGACCTATATTGTCGTTTTCTTCCCACGAACAAAAACTTATTCTTGGGTAGACATGCTACTTGTTCTTCCAATAGAGGAATGTCCTTTGCCACTTGTGAATGGAACTCATCGTAAATGGAGAAAGCTGGTGAAGGATTTGAACATTCCTCGACGGTTCAACATGCAGAATCTTGCCGTTTTTGTGATAAATTTAATTGATGAGCTTCATATTGAGGTTGGTTATGTTATTACAAGTTTTCTTACGCCTTTGGCTTCAGTTGTTGACACAATTTATATGTTTATTAGGCTGTAGTTGATAATGCTCGGAAGGCTACAACATGGAAAGAATTTGCCCTGGAAGCGTCTTGCTGTAGAGATTACACTGATCTTGGGAAGATGCTCCTCAAATTTCAAAATGTAAATCCGAGAACCTTGTTTCATGTGGATATTTCGTGGAGCGTCGCGTCGTGTCAACTTTTCTTAAGCAAGTAGAATGTCCGTTTTGCTACTTTGCAGTGCTTACCGTTGATGTTTTTTTACGTCTTTTTTCCATTTTATGGAAATACTTTCCATGTGACTATCTGACTGTGGTCTATCTCTTTGTGACCTTTACATGCCTTCATGTTCTCTATCTTCAATGGCAGTAAATTATGTAGTCTATTTATGTCCATAGTTTTACTATACATCATTTTTCCTTTATCTGTTGCTGGATGTACCATAGTCATTGTTCTGCACATTTTATCTAGGATGTGTCACAGACTTCTGTTAAGACGATCATCCTAGCATGAAATAGAGCCTGCAAATAATAATTAGCATTGTCATCAATAGTGAATTTATCATGTTGCGGTTTTTCAAAAGTTCATCAAAAAGTTGTTTATGTAGTAAATATAAAGTTAAGTAAGGCTGCTGATTCACTTCCAAATTCGTCATAAATGTCAAGAATCAAAATAGACAAGCGGTCAATCTAGCACTGTTCATCATGTGCTGGCCGTGACACTTGTATTTTTTGAATCTCAACATCAAAGATGAATTTAGGGTCGAACTTTTGCAAGTCTATTTAACTTTGTGTTTACCACATGCATAATTTTTTGATGtttcttttgaaacattgcaacatgttggcTCAGTGGGCGTACccaatgcagagagctcccgctctgtgcggggtctgaggaagggtgtaagtggcaagccttaccctcgcctgtgcaatgcgaggagaccgcgactcgaacctgggaccttccggtcacgggcggtaagactctaccgcttgcaccaggcccgcccttcacatGTTGGCTCAGTGGCTCTACATTTTTGCTATAGGGGATGCCTGATGCCAAACCCCATGACACCAGTTACAACAATGCCTTAGCAAGCTAGGTAGACTAGACATGAGACCCAACAAGATActaattaacaaaaaaaaaaactaatttagTACTAGTAGTATCCATTAGCTATGGCAATTTGCAGATAAAAAACGAAAAAGGGAGAAAAACATTGATATCTTCCTTACATCTTGTACTTATCATAATTTATCCTTGGGAGTCTTAACTCCATAAAAACGCCTAGAGGTTTAGATTAAAGATTGGTAGAATATGAAGCTGTATTAGGACAATTTTGTTCTTTTTTTCCATACATTTTTTTGGGTGGGGGGTGCAGGCTCGACCAATGTCTAGGAGGTACTAGCCGTTATTGCTGATAAATAGAAAtaatcaccccccccccccccccccccccccccccccaaaacacacacacacacacacacacacacaggaaAAAAGGACTCGAGTTTGGGTGGTGGGGGTGTACACCCACACCTAAGGCTCAGTTCTTAACACTTTAAGAAATCACCATCCACTTCAAAGTCTTTGTTTGCAAAATTATATCATGTACGCTCGATGATACTTATCATGATATGTTTATTTAATCCAGCTATACAAAATGACAACTCATGTAAGAATACCTTCTCATTTTATTGATCAGTATGTGGTATCTCAAGCTGGACTAGATCTTCACTAGGGCTTTCTGAGTTTCCATAGATCTGTGTCATTGGTGGTCTTACAAATATTTGAACAATGTCCGGTTCTTTATTATCTAACATGTCAATTATTTCCTTGTATGTTTCCCAGCATTGTTTCATCTTAATCGTTTGATTTCAGATGATTCTTCCTGACTACATAAGCTGTGAATGGCTAcaaaattcttttgagatgtggAACCAAAAGTGTATGAATGCACATGATGCTGAGACTATTGAAATGCTTTGTGAGGTACTACAATTTTTATTCTCCTTCCTCTGCACTATGTTGTTTGGAAGGTCGTGATTTACGCGGTGTTCTGCTCGAAGTCTAACATTGTCATGTCTAAGCTTAGGGACTACAACCACACTTTCTTAGGTAGGTACGTGGATTGTTACAAAATGTTGAATGTCATAATATCACCTGCCATGTGTCAGACTCATTTCTAAACCACTCATTGCAACAACTTTGGTTTGCTACCCTTTCATAACCTCCTAATTGACGCTTCCGATTCATTTCTTTTACTAACTTTCCTCATTTGTGTCTGCCATTTTATTGGCAAATTTATCTATGTTTATAGCAAAGTGGGCAATGAATTGTAGAGTTTCTTAGATTTAGGGGGCCGCAAGATGGGTGGGCGGCCCGTGGACTGACCCCTTTATTTTTGCTTTCAAGGGGACATAATACGACCCGGAGAACCAGTGGGGCCCATTATCCTCACCCACCATCTGTTGCGGACCAATCCTTTCACAAGACTTAAAtcctccctctcttctctttCTCGCCGCCGCCTCTCATTCTTTCTTCTCAAGCACATCCAGATCTGGCAGACTGGCCACGGCGGCGCGTAGAGAAGGTGCCGAGGTCGTAGGGGGCTAGCAGCACAAGCAGAGGTGAGGTGCAGAAAATTTTGTTTGGGGCGCTGCTGGCGTTGTGGTCTGGATCTATCTGCAGCCATAGTGCGTGGAAACCACCAAAGCGGCTCTGCATCTGTTTCCTGGCTTCTTTTTCAGTTCTGTTGCATAGGTGAGGGGAACAAAGAAGTCACGATTCTCTTTGTGAATAGAACAGATGCGGCGTTGGATCGGTTTTATGCCTCTTCATGTGGAGTTGCCCAGCGTTTGTTTCTTGGATTAGTTTCTATTTGACAGCTAGTTGATTCATGCATTTTCCACAATTACTTGCCTAATCTTCTCTTGCTTAGTTAAATTCTTTTCTCCTGGTAGAGATCTTTCCTCTTTGGTCAATGTTTATGACTCATCAATGGGTCACCACCCACAAGGCCTATCTGATTCCATGAAAAGTAGGTTCTGGCCATGCGGGGCAAATGCAGGGGCAGATCTACCCTGCCCAGTTGCATCTACTTAGCTTGATGGTTACCTCTGTTTCAATCATCGCTAATAGTTTATTGGATAATAATATCTTGTTTCTCTATGTTTTTTGTTTGTACATTCCGACTTTACTTCATTTTGTGCTTAGAAATACCCACTTGGTGGTTAAGAATTCAGGTTCTCTTTACTTACCTCATTATTCAATTTGATATTGATGGTTGTGTTAATAATCATTTGAATTTCTTACAGTAGACTATAAAAGagtttttgcattgcattgttctACATTCAGTTGAAACAGTGCTTAGATAACTAATATGTTCTCCTATGTGCTTATATATAATATATGTGCTATGTTTAAGGTGAAAGTATGGAGAGCTAGGCAACTTAGTTTTCTTTGTGTTAGTTTTTATTCTTCAGCCAACTATTTGTTTTAAAACATCACAGTTTGTCACTCATTGTAGTTTTTTTAATCACAAGTATAAATTATCTTTCCGTGCTTGATTGTAACAAGTAGATCACCATTTCTCGACTGACAAATTGTTTAAATTATACTCTTCATTGTCATTAAGTAAACGATGCAATTGGTTTATGTAATTTGATTTTATTGAAGCGACTAGATTTACTCAATGTTTCTTTACTGCTGAATCTTGATAGCACTATTTCCAGAGTTCTGGTGTCTAATATTGATTATTCTCCTATTACATTTATATACTTATTTTTCTTATTCCGAGTAAAGTGTAGCCAACTTTCTATTTCTTCTCTTCTTTAACAGGAACTTCGACAGTCCATTCTTGGGAACAAGCTTAAGGAATTGCGGAATGCATCAGTGCAGCCTGAATTAGTCCCTGAGTGGAAGACATGGAAACAAGAATTGATGAAACAGTACTTTTCATTGCATCCTGCTGGTAATGTTGGCAACTTCGAGAAAACCAATTGTTACGATGATCCAGCTTTAGATCAACAAGGTAGTAGAAAGCGTCCAAAGCTTGAGGTCCGAAGAGGGgagatacaaatttcacacaCGGGTGAAGCTGACTACAGGACTCCAACCGAAGACCCAAACCAAAATAACCTTCCTAGTAACTCTGTCATGCATGAAAATGTAGGGGCATTAGGAGCAACAAATCAAAATAATGCTGTCACATTACCTGGAAGTTCTGGCACCAACGAGAACACAATATCCAGTAGTGCCAATGCAGCTTTACAGAATGCTAGACTTGATTTAGATTCATTCAAGAGTTCTCGGCAGTGTTCTGCGTACATTGAAGCAAAGGGAAGGCAGTGTGGTAGGTGGGCAAATGATGGTGATATTTACTGTTGCGTGCATCAAAGTATGCATTTTCTTGACCATTCTTCAAGGGAGGACAAGGCACTTACCATTGAAGCTCCATTGTGCTGTGGTATGACTAATATGGGTAGAAAATGCAAGCATCGAGCTCAGCATGGTTCTACTTTTTGTAAAAAGCACCACCTACAGACAAACTTGGATGCAATGCATCCAGAAAAATTGTTGGATCCATCTGATGTACTCCATATGGGCGAAGAACCTCCGAATAAGTGGGTGGAAGAAATTTCTAAGTCGCAAGCAATGTATAGCATAGACTTGGAAAAAGACAATAATGTCCAGGCTGCTGTACAAGTGAAATTGATGACAACTGTGGCTATAGAGAACTCTGGTGAAAAAGGTGCAATGGAGAAAACTGATGTGTGTGCGGCGTCAACTTCCATGACAAATACTGATGATACTTCTCTTTGTATTGGAATTCACTCTCATGAAAGTATTGTTGAATGCCAGGATTATGCCAAGCGACATACTCTTTATTGTGAGAAGCACCTTCCAAAGTTCCTTAAACGTGCCAGGAATGGGAAGAGTCGACTCGTTTCTAAAGATGTCTTTGTCAATCTACTGAAGGGCTGCACATCAAGAAAAGATAAGATATGTCTACACCAGGCATGTGAATTTCTTTATTGGTTCTTGAGGAACAACCTTTCGCATCAACGCACCGGTCTTGCTAGTGAACATATGCCCCAGATACTGGCTGAAGTGTCCAAAAATCCAGATGTTGGAGAGTTTTTGTTAAAGTTGATATCTACTGAGAGAGAGAAACTAGCAAATATCTGGGGCTTTGATACAAATAGATCTAAGCAAATATATTCTGAAAACAAAGAAGGATCTGTAGTGTTGCAGGAAGAGGGAACTAATCTTTCATCTGGTCCGAAGTGCAAAATTTGTGCTCACCAGTTCTCTGATGATCAAGCTCTTGGATTACATTGGACAACTGCCCACAAAAAGGAAGCCCGGTGGCTGTTTAGAGGTTATTCTTGTGCTGCATGCATGGAATCATTTACCAACAAAAAAGTCCTTGAAAGGCATGTGCAGGATGTACATGGGGCTCAATACCTCCAGTATTCAATTCTCATTCGATGTATGTTATGTAACAGCAATTTTTTGACCACAGATCTGCTATACCCTCACATTATTTCCGACCATGCCCAACAAATCAGGCTTCTTGATGTCCCTCAGCGACCAAATGGTCAATCTGCTCAACAAACAGAAGGGACAAGTGGTCTGCCCCTTTATGATAGCCACAACGTTGAGGATGACGATGGCTCACAGAAGTTCATCTGCAGATTATGTGGGTTCAAATTTGATCTTCTGCCAGATCTTGGCCGCCACCATAAAGTCGCTCATGTGGACTCAGGTGCTGTTGGCCACATTCCACTGGGCCGTGGGAAGTATCAGCTTAACCGTGGCCGGCACTACTATTCTGCTTTCAAGAAAAGTTTACGGCCGACAAGTACATTAAAGAAGAGGAGTAACTCTGGAATCGATAAAAAGTTTCAGAGCTCTGGCCTAACATCTCAAGTAGTTGAACCTGAAACATCCAGCCTTGGTAAGTTACAGGATTTCCAATGCTCAGATGTTGCACAAACTTTATTTTCCAAGATTCAAAAGACAAGACCCCATCCAAGCAACATTGATATTTTATCGGTTGCCCGCTCTGTATGCTGTAAGACAAGTCTTCTTGCTGCATTGGAAGTTAAATACAGATCTTTGCCTGAGAACATATTTGTGAAAGCCGCAAAGCTTTGCAGTGACAATGGCATCCAAATTGATTGGCATCAAGAGGAATTCATATGCCCTAAAGGTTGCAAGTCTAGATATAATTCAAATGCTCTGCTTCCTATGCAACTCACGGTAGTTGATTTTCCTGATTTTCCTGAACCTCCTTCAGTTGATCCTCTTAATGATGATGAAATGTGGGGAATGGAAGAATACCATTATGTTCTTGATTCAAAGCACTTTGGATGGAAGCCTAAAAATGAGAGAGTTGTTCTTTGTGAAGACATAAGCTTTGGCAGGGAGAAAGTTCCAATTGTCTGTGTCATTGACGCGGATGCAAAAGATTCTTTAGGTATGAAGCCTGAAGAACTTTTGCCACATGGCAGTTCTGTGCCTTGGCAAGGTTTCCACTATATCACAAAGCGTTTGATGGATTCATCTCTTATTGATTCAGAGGTACTCTTTTCTTGTTTTCAATTattgatatatatgaatatatatTTGTGTAATAAGTGGGTCTATATTTTCCTTGGACTTCATTGACATATCTCATGTCACCTTTGTTCATCTTCAGAAAAAATATTTTCTAACAAGTTATGTTTCTACAGAACTCTTTGCCTGGGTGTGCATGTTCCCATCCTGAATGTTCTCCTGAGAACTGTGGTCACGTGAGTCTGTTTGATGGTGTCTACGGTAGCCTGGTGGATATCAATGGAACACCAATGCATGGCAGATTTGCATATGCTAAAGATAGTAAAATTATTTTACAGGTAATACTTATCAGCATTGGTACATCATCTGTTTGTTATTTTTTCATTGCCATATGAAAAAAGTTGCACCAAACAACTGTTCTTAGTCCTTAGTTCATTCTTGTTCTGTGCTTATAATACACCAATAGGATGGCCAAATTTTGTTTTACGTAAAGACTGATGTTAAAACTGTTGTGTTTCATCTAAGGCTTGGGGTCTAAACCAATGTTTTcaaggcggtaaggcgaggcgaggcgactgACTACCACCTTACGCTTAAGCGACTAAAGCGTGAGGCGAGGCGACGCCTTAAGAAATTAATTAAAAAATGAAAACAGCAGCTTAGAGCAGTAGATGaagaaaaaaggaaaggaaaaaaagaaaaagaaaggagccGAGTAAGAAGTGGGCTCGCCCAGCCCACTAGGCACACCATGTGCTCCTTCCCCTCCTGGCGTGTGGCTTCATCGAAGTCCCTATCCCGAGTTCCCGACCCCCATCAGCGCCGCCGCTCCCCACTGCTATTCCGCCTCCACACGACGGCACGACCGCACGAGTGGCTGCTCTGCTTCCCTCTGCCCCTCTCCCGATGCCCTGCTCTGCTTCCCTCTCCTCCTGATGCGCTGCTCTGCTCTTCCCTCCgcccctctgcttccccttcctctctctcctctgcTTCCCCTTCCTCTCTGGTCAGTGCTCTCAGATCGACAGCTGTCGCCGTCTCCCCTTCAAGATCTCCCGCGTGCTCCTCTCTCTGCGCTGTATTTCTCCGCGCGTCTCTCTCTGCGCGCGTGCCAATTTCTCCTGCACGCCAGCTCTCTCTGCGCACTCCTGTTTGCCGCCCAGAATTAGACCCGTGTATGGTGCCCGGCACGCACGATTTGGCGCGAATCGGACGCCAAAGCAACGATTTCTGAACGTCACGGTCGTAAGGCGGACGCTATACGAATCTAAGGCGAGTCGTCTGTTGTGGCGTCCCGCGTGTAGCACCTTTTGGCGATTAAGCGACGACAAAGCGACGCCTTGAAAACATTGGTCTGAACATGTGGACTTAGGTCCGCACATGTGGTACTAGATTTGttttaatctatatctatatactcttataaagctaaatcTCACTAGATGTTTTATCTCTTCATGCAAGGTGTCCATATCATTCCCCACTAAGTGTCCCACTAATTTGCAATCCTTTcatgcaagctatccacgtcATCCCTTATTAATTACCAAAAATATCCACATCATGTCTATTATGTGCAATACTTTTAATCTTTAATCTATTGACGTAAAGTCATCTACATATGCTATTTGTTTCATCACCTGTTCTTCTACAATGTGATCAAATATTCTATTGGTTTTTCTTCTATTAGCTTACCGTTTTTTTACCCGATCCGATAcaataaaataacatgcaagtcaaatccatatatatacacacagtaTACAGAATACCATATAGTAATGCTATATATAAAACagatttatttttaagaaaatctcGCGGCAATGCTGTTAAGCTATATGTTTTAGTCCTTATTCGTAATTCTCATAACTCGGGATCCACGTTGTATTATTTTCTTCATTGTTCTATAATCTATATTATTTGGCTTATATACCTTTGTCCTTTCTGATTGGTAGGAAGGGTATCCAATATATGAGTGCAATTCGTGTTGTACTTGTGACTCATCCTGCCAGAATAAAGTATTGCAGAAAGGGCTGCTTGTTAAGTTGGAACTCTTCAGAACTGAGAATAAGGTGAAGTATTCCCCATGATGGATTTCTGAACTCCTGTATGTAATCTGCTCCTTAGTGTTCCTTGCAATTTATTTTAATGTTGTCAAATTTTGTAGGGTTGGGCTATTAGAGCTGCTGAACCTATTCCACAGGGTACCTTTGTCTGCGAGTATATTGGTGAAGTTGTGAAGGCCGACAAGACCATGAAAAATGCAGAAAGGTTTGGCATTCTTTCATATGCTTTCTTTGAATCTGAACTTGAAAAGACATATTGGAAGTTCTCAGTTGTGTAGAAAATGAACTTCACCAAACTTGTCCACATTATCTTGTTTATGCATAGTTAAATGCTAAACTTTTCATCCAACAACTAGTTCATTTCGCATTTTTGGAGATTTGCAGTTAACCATTGAATGCAATAGCTAAGTGGATTTGTGTTATTGATATGTGTTTTGGATGGCTTCCTTTTCTTGTACTGATGGGATGCATCTCATTGAATTCTCATCCCATATAGTTCAGGCCTGTAAAAAGCACTGTCAATTCTTTTGGATTTATGTTGTTGTAATAATTATTCATTATTCTAAActgattatttttttatatatttcagtGTGTCATCAAAGGGTGGGTGCAGTTACTTGTTTGACGTTGCTTCTCAGATTGATAGGGAAAGAGTTCGGACTGTAGGGGCTATTGAATACTTGATTGATGCCACAAGGTCTGGAAATGTTTCCCGCTATATTAATCACAGGTAATTCCATTTTATCATGTTTTAGGGAAATCCATCACTGGAGCAAGTTGATTCTGGAAACAGTATTCATTTGTGCTTATTGCTTTGATAACAGTTGTTCCCCGAATCTCAGTATCCGATTGGTTTTGGTAGAGAGCAAAGATTGCCAGTTTGCTCACATTGGCTTGTTTGCTAATCAAGACGTAAGATTCTTTTTAACATTTTCCATTGTAACTTATATCGACTTGCTTTTAATTATTGATATGCTATTCTTCAGATTGCCGTAGGAGAAGAACTCGCCTATGATTACCGACAAAAGCTTGTAGCAGGCGATGGCTGCCCCTGCCATTGTGGAGCTACCAATTGCCGAGGCCGTGTCTATTGATTTTGCAGGAGGACACTAAGTAACTGTTCAACGCTTGGTTGCAGAACTCCGGAGATTTCAACAGTTGTGTAGGCTGCTGAGCGATTTAGCATTGCAATTTTCCTAGAGCTTGAGTGCAGGGCTAGGATCTCATTCTTCAAGCTACAAATAGGGATTGTGATATAGGACTCACAGGCAAGCATTAGGGAACAACATAGTGTCAATTTTAGTCATGGTACCATCATGCTTAACTGATTATTTTGTTAGACGCAGCCAGAAATGAAAGTGATTCAGGCTGCTTTGTTCGTAGGCGAGAATTCTCTGTAAAATTCCTTCATTCATATTTTATTGCTCATGGGCACATCATCGACGTGAAGTAATAAACTGGTTCTCTCATGTTTCCGTTTGTTCATTTTGGGCAGTGGCCTATTATGTAGATAATAATTTTAGTTGTATTAATTGCGTGATGGCTGTCAGAATCATTGAAAATATAGTCTTATTTCTCTAATTGCGCGATTATGAATTTTATCAGAATCAATAAAGAAGTTTGTCTGGCTCTAGGGATGAGATGTTTGGAAACATCAAAACTGCACTTCGTTTAATTAGACCGCTATCTATGAAGCTGAGAGCTAGCATATGATCCTCATCTGGTGTGACACATGCTAACGCATCAAATTATCACACAAGAACGGAAGCAATCCATAGCCAACATTTTATCAGA encodes:
- the LOC136477965 gene encoding histone-lysine N-methyltransferase SUVR5-like isoform X4; this encodes MLLVLPIEECPLPLVNGTHRKWRKLVKDLNIPRRFNMQNLAVFVINLIDELHIEAVVDNARKATTWKEFALEASCCRDYTDLGKMLLKFQNMILPDYISCEWLQNSFEMWNQKCMNAHDAETIEMLCEELRQSILGNKLKELRNASVQPELVPEWKTWKQELMKQYFSLHPAGNVGNFEKTNCYDDPALDQQGSRKRPKLEVRRGEIQISHTGEADYRTPTEDPNQNNLPSNSVMHENVGALGATNQNNAVTLPGSSGTNENTISSSANAALQNARLDLDSFKSSRQCSAYIEAKGRQCGRWANDGDIYCCVHQSMHFLDHSSREDKALTIEAPLCCGMTNMGRKCKHRAQHGSTFCKKHHLQTNLDAMHPEKLLDPSDVLHMGEEPPNKWVEEISKSQAMYSIDLEKDNNVQAAVQVKLMTTVAIENSGEKGAMEKTDVCAASTSMTNTDDTSLCIGIHSHESIVECQDYAKRHTLYCEKHLPKFLKRARNGKSRLVSKDVFVNLLKGCTSRKDKICLHQACEFLYWFLRNNLSHQRTGLASEHMPQILAEVSKNPDVGEFLLKLISTEREKLANIWGFDTNRSKQIYSENKEGSVVLQEEGTNLSSGPKCKICAHQFSDDQALGLHWTTAHKKEARWLFRGYSCAACMESFTNKKVLERHVQDVHGAQYLQYSILIRCMLCNSNFLTTDLLYPHIISDHAQQIRLLDVPQRPNGQSAQQTEGTSGLPLYDSHNVEDDDGSQKFICRLCGFKFDLLPDLGRHHKVAHVDSGAVGHIPLGRGKYQLNRGRHYYSAFKKSLRPTSTLKKRSNSGIDKKFQSSGLTSQVVEPETSSLGKLQDFQCSDVAQTLFSKIQKTRPHPSNIDILSVARSVCCKTSLLAALEVKYRSLPENIFVKAAKLCSDNGIQIDWHQEEFICPKGCKSRYNSNALLPMQLTVVDFPDFPEPPSVDPLNDDEMWGMEEYHYVLDSKHFGWKPKNERVVLCEDISFGREKVPIVCVIDADAKDSLGMKPEELLPHGSSVPWQGFHYITKRLMDSSLIDSENSLPGCACSHPECSPENCGHVSLFDGVYGSLVDINGTPMHGRFAYAKDSKIILQEGYPIYECNSCCTCDSSCQNKVLQKGLLVKLELFRTENKGWAIRAAEPIPQGTFVCEYIGEVVKADKTMKNAESVSSKGGCSYLFDVASQIDRERVRTVGAIEYLIDATRSGNVSRYINHSCSPNLSIRLVLVESKDCQFAHIGLFANQDIAVGEELAYDYRQKLVAGDGCPCHCGATNCRGRVY